One genomic segment of Drosophila melanogaster chromosome 3R includes these proteins:
- the CG7702 gene encoding uncharacterized protein, isoform B → MKHKLLLLFLAGAALLLATEVRSQHEDIPYQPVSNICQTCLCLSTQDVDHRTHFNLDCSVRNFEHILARWPEQFGSQAIASGAASEIVVSYSGNRIKLLQQLPATNASLTLSCRHCGLQDLQAPLFMDVPNVQALYISWNDITDDALVPDLFRGPFRNTRYEPIGLRDLDLSHNRIVRLDRRLFEHTPHLTKLNLAYNKLSSLDEATTASIGSVATLQRLDLSHNGLMTLPAQLFSKLTSLRFLDVSGNEFSTMPASLQLLGKSLVQLNLAGNAFLSLKENSLQGLVSLKRLNISSMPSLRSLEKGALNLPALEHLDCSRNSKLERLELADLLSSRNLSQLDLSWNALTTLVINATGSSNNSSNSTNETWPRLRRMSISGNPWYCSCELFKALELIGLNHIDREWDGTEARCETPYLLAGSPLSNLTAERICKMVIPKKYREVDEEPPRFLRRHYIILTAIIASIVLVIGLVIGFVVVCVRRRLKGSDYGVQPIRYTSVRGSNLSQFSQLQPVSVASKFNNVHAGSSSGVTTGAANA, encoded by the coding sequence TTCCTTGCAGGAGCGGCTTTGCTCCTGGCCACTGAAGTTCGGAGCCAACATGAGGACATTCCGTACCAGCCGGTGAGCAACATCTGCCAGACGTGCCTGTGCCTCAGCACCCAGGATGTGGATCATCGGACGCACTTCAACCTGGACTGCTCGGTGAGGAATTTCGAGCACATCCTGGCCCGCTGGCCGGAGCAGTTTGGCAGCCAGGCGATTGCGTCCGGAGCTGCATCGGAGATTGTCGTCTCGTACTCGGGCAATAGGATCAAGTTGCTCCAACAGCTGCCGGCCACAAATGCCAGCTTAACTCTCTCCTGCCGCCACTGTGGCCTACAGGATCTGCAGGCTCCGCTGTTCATGGACGTGCCCAATGTGCAGGCCCTTTATATCAGCTGGAATGATATAACTGACGATGCCTTGGTGCCGGATCTCTTCAGGGGTCCTTTCCGCAACACTCGCTACGAGCCGATTGGTTTGCGAGACCTGGACCTGAGCCACAACCGGATAGTTCGACTGGATCGCCGGCTCTTCGAGCACACTCCCCACTTGACCAAGTTGAACTTGGCCTACAACAAGCTGAGTTCCCTGGATGAAGCCACCACAGCCTCCATTGGATCGGTTGCTACACTGCAGCGACTGGATCTCTCGCACAATGGCCTGATGACTTTGCCAGCGCAGCTTTTCTCGAAGCTCACAAGCCTCCGTTTCCTGGACGTCTCCGGAAATGAGTTTTCCACGATGCCAGCCAGCCTGCAGCTATTGGGCAAATCTTTGGTTCAACTCAACTTGGCGGGAAATGCATTTCTCAGCTTGAAGGAGAATAGCCTGCAGGGCTTGGTTTCCCTGAAACGACTGAATATAAGTAGCATGCCCTCCCTGCGAAGTCTGGAGAAGGGTGCTCTGAACTTGCCTGCCTTGGAGCACCTAGATTGCTCTAGGAACTCGAAGCTGGAGCGCTTGGAGTTGGCCGATCTTCTGAGCAGTCGAAATTTGTCGCAGTTGGACTTGTCCTGGAATGCACTGACTACTCTGGTTATCAATGCCACCGGTTCGAGCAATAACAGTAGTAATTCTACGAATGAGACCTGGCCACGACTCCGTCGCATGAGCATCTCCGGAAATCCCTGGTATTGCAGCTGCGAACTGTTCAAAGCCCTGGAGCTGATTGGACTGAACCACATCGATCGGGAATGGGATGGAACTGAGGCGCGTTGTGAAACGCCATACCTTCTGGCCGGATCTCCGCTCTCCAATTTGACAGCCGAACGTATTTGCAAAATGGTGATACCCAAGAAATATCGCGAGGTGGACGAGGAGCCACCGCGATTCCTGCGACGCCACTACATAATACTCACCGCCATTATAGCCAGCATTGTCCTGGTAATTGGTCTGGTCATCGGATTCGTCGTGGTCTGTGTGCGCCGACGGCTCAAGGGCAGCGATTACGGAGTACAACCCATCCGGTACACCAGCGTTAGGGGCAGCAATCTGTCGCAGTTCTCGCAGCTGCAGCCCGTCTCGGTGGCCAGCAAGTTCAATAATGTTCATGCCGGGAGCAGCAGTGGGGTGACCACTGGTGCTGCCAATGCCTAA
- the dind gene encoding diamond: MQELKQRFERRQLADDLKQKQVIQDHLLQKILYSKRLLVDHVEALEHCMQELQTASSASSGRQLLTTRNACLILGGTLLEHLITPRGIRYTMVPSILISGTFAALFAVKSVFVCRNKIVERKLEQLVKTIDEFGNCIRRNMTYFQEIIIMKQAELIESRQIERAWDCITAAKEVTEILYDATRKLETDYPLPTKYSAYYAPMEELRECEYFKNNVTDYSPKHIKDFHNIFAYVQSQYLLRLALTITTRPSISQLSEDLVKIDSLVRQLVQEEEQHFSNLALALQNKKQLELAELNATRAEQQQSGPIAVLQHSSLKLSACMVAVAAECQALDVTLQKLTVTEAAKKNNSKELVAVANNMHGIENALAVCCDDFQRLMLVYNKFLHSQLDLEGELPKPKQDLDDEFPESILRVEFSQNVDAPQQRDDFYAYMYDENEEQHFEAEQNAPFPSPEKELLNFEKRITKGRFKPVLKQLKDRIDPIRQVMLEKEREVLASKGINVDELFGKMERVEQQQEDNRLADAAPLPVYESSSNSDSDSADEEAFRRRSKQHKERDNFAEMRQFLAQKQAINLFKLPPPPVAAGGEELLESEC; this comes from the exons ATGCAGGAGCTCAAG CAACGTTTTGAGCGACGCCAGTTGGCGGATGACCTGAAacaaaaacag GTAATCCAGGATCATCTGCTGCAGAAAATCCTGTACTCAAAGCGCCTGCTGGTGGACCATGTGGAGGCACTGGAGCACTGCATGCAGGAGCTGCAGACAGCCTCCAGTGCGAGTTCCGGCCGGCAATTGCTGACGACGAGGAACGCCTGCCTGATATTGGGTGGCACTCTGTTGGAGCACCTGATAACCCCACGGGGCATCCGGTACACCATGGTTCCATCCATCCTCATTTCGGGTACCTTTGCTGCACTGTTCGCTGTGAAGAGCGTCTTCGTTTGCCGCAACAAAATCGTGGAACGGAAGTTGGAGCAACTGGTCAAGACCATCGATGAGTTCGGCAACTGCATCCGTCGAAATATGACGTACTTTCAGGAGATCATCATCATGAAACAGGCCGAGCTCATAGA ATCCCGTCAAATTGAGCGCGCTTGGGATTGCATAACGGCCGCCAAGGAGGTTACCGAAATCCTGTACGATGCCACCCGAAAACTGGAGACGGACTATCCCCTGCCGACAAAGTACAGCGCCTACTATGCGCCCATGGAAGAACTGCGGGAGTGCGAGTACTTCAAGAACAATGTCACGGACTACAGTCCCAAGCACATAAAA GACTTTCACAACATCTTCGCCTATGTGCAGTCACAATACCTGCTCCGGCTGGCACTCACCATCACAACTCGTCCCTCGATCTCTCAGCTGAGCGAGGATCTGGTGAAAATCGACAGCCTGGTGAGGCAGTTGGTACaagaggaggagcagcacTTCAGTAATCTAGCATTAGCCCTGCAGAACAAGAAGCAATTGGAACTGGCTGAGCTGAATGCGACTAGAGCAGAGCAACAGCAGAGTGGACCAATTGCTGTGCTGCAGCACTCCTCGCTAAAACTAAGCGCCTGCATGGTGGCCGTGGCCGCAGAATGTCAAGCTCTGGACGTGACTCTTCAAAAACTCACTGTCACAGAGGCGGCAAAAAAGAACAACTCCAAGGAGCTGGTGGCTGTGGCCAATAATATGCATGGCATCGAAAATGCCTTGGCCGTTTGCTGTGATGATTTCCAGCGATTGATGCTGGTCTACAACAAGTTCTTGCACAGTCAGCTGGATTTGGAAGGAGAGTTGCCGAAGCCCAAGCAGGATCTCGACGATGAATTCCCCGAGAGCATTCTTAGGGTTGAGTTCTCGCAGAACGTGGATGCTCCGCAGCAGAGGGATGACTTTTATGCATACATGTACGATGAAAACGAGGAGCAGCACTTTGAAGCTGAGCAGAATGCACCGTTTCCCTCGCCGGAAAAGGAACTGCTTAACTTCGAGAAGCGTATTACCAAGGGAAGGTTTAAGCCTGTCCTCAAACAGCTGAAAGATCGCATCGATCCCATCAGACAAGTTATGCTGGAAAAGGAGCGTGAGGTTCTGGCCTCTAAGGGCATAAATGTGGACGAGCTGTTTGGCAAAATGGAAAGAgtcgagcagcagcaggaggacaATCGCTTGGCGGATGCCGCACCCTTACCTGTCTACGAATCCTCCAGCAACTCAGATTCGGACTCTGCTGACGAAGAGGCATTCAGGCGACGCAGCAAACAGCACAAGGAGCGTGATAATTTTGCTGAAATGCGTCAATTTCTTGCTCAGAAGCAGGCTATTAATCTGTTTAAgctaccaccaccacctgtGGCCGCCGGTGGGGAGGAGCTGCTTGAAAGTGAATGCTAG
- the CG7706 gene encoding uncharacterized protein, whose product MNEFKVPAPLPKPKVIITEKPRSEVPAEPPPPPLKIPKTPKSSPAAVCPYKVPKWSAPPAENQIYSFEVLKSGQIIDTVHQLQQQAVWTFGRLPENDVPAAHPTISRFHVVLQYKPKAPPKPETAKEDDEMEEEDEEPKNDQPEGWYIYDMGSTHGTFLNKQRVPPKVYIRMRVGHMLKLGGSTRVYILQGPGEDEEPESELSVTELRQKREKELADAAVERELRLLEAEERERNEGVSWGMGDDADEETDLSHNPYASTNNEELFFDDPKKTLRGFFEREGLNLEYKCDELSTGSFVCRVELPLDDSNGRPIIVEVNHKGRKKDCVVQCALEACRTLDRHGVLRQANQEAQKRKQLKNRDSDDEDEFWDRTGDVARKKQRKDNAGVSVTLTYEDLLKQEIDLNMEMEKVEQEISTYQQNEKKLKELAAKQQAEGDDLDNFMDMLTKDVEQLDKTEIKKLRLEQQRIKGEQQKVERLLKIAKPTALPFTTSLAAGSKESAAQEGGAAKKKQLPMIGKRNQFSKFKVVKASPSTQTMTQSNAFASDEEEVEEEEVKEKVKEKEAEVDNLEKEETEPESTTKPSTPENDSLKETKLPAQPEESKPTVAKTEVLKPENVRSTKVSTEAPPAPSHTVASTNPDEDMSTPVEDSSAPAEDITARANDTSEPEEAQKKRRQRQRQRNKQRQDVDMDLDELAEHEDTEKYAKWVPPTNQSGDGITHLNEKFGY is encoded by the exons ATGAACGAGTTCAAAGTGCCCGCTCCGCTGCCCAAACCCAAAGTGATTATCACAGAGAAGCCGCGCTCTGAAGTTCCCGCAGagccaccgcctccgccaTTAAAAATCCCCAAAACTCCGAAATCCTCGCCAGCGGCCGTCTGTCCGTACAAGGTGCCCAAGTGGTCAGCTCCGCCAGCCGAGAATCAGATCTACAGCTTTGAGGTGCTCAAGTCCGGCCAGATAATCGACACTGTGcaccagctgcagcaacaggcGGTCTGGACTTTCGGTCGCTTGCCGGAGAACGATGTTCCCGCCGCCCATCCGACGATCTCACGCTTCCACGTGGTCCTGCAGTACAAGCCCAAGGCTCCGCCAAAGCCCGAAACCGCTAAGGAAGACGATGAGATGGAAGAAGAGGACGAGGAGCCAAAGAACGATCAGCCAGAGGGCTGGTACATCTACGACATGGGCAGCACACACGGGACTTTTTTAAACAAACAGCGCGTGCCGCCAAAGGTCTACATCCGGATGAGGGTTGGTCACATGCTCAAGTTAGGCGGCAGCACACGCGTGTATATCCTGCAGGGTCCCGGCGAGGATGAGGAACCGGAATCAGAGCTGTCCGTTACCGAACTGCGCCAAAAAAGAGAGAAGGAGCTAGCTGATGCAGCCGTGGAACGAGAGTTGAGGCTTCTGGAAGCTGAGGAGCGAGAGCGCAACGAGGGCGTCAGCTGGGGCATGGGCGACGACGCTGATGAGGAAACGGATCTCAGTCACAATCCCTACGCCAGCACCAACAACGAGGAGCTCTTCTTCGATGACCCAAAGAAAACGTTGCGCGGTTTTTTCGAGCGAGAGGGTCTAAATCTAGAGTACAAGTGCGACGAATTGTCCACCGGTTCCTTTGTTTGCCGTGTGGAGCTTCCGCTCGACGATTCCAATGGCAGGCCAATCATTGTTGAGGTTAACCACAAGGGGCGCAAGAAGGACTGCGTGGTGCAGTGCGCCCTGGAGGCGTGTCGAACGCTGGACAGGCATGGTGTGCTGCGTCAAGCCAATCAGGAGGCCCAAAAAAGGAAGCAGCTCAAAAATCGGGACTCTGATGACGAAGATGAGTTTTGGGACCGCACCGGTGATGTGGCGCGTAAGAAGCAGCGAAAGGATAATGCTGGAGTCAGTGTCACCCTTACCTATGAGGATTTG CTGAAACAAGAGATTGATCTCaacatggaaatggaaaaggtAGAGCAGGAGATTTCCACTTaccaacaaaatgaaaaaaagctGAAGGAGCTGGCGGCCAAACAGCAAGCTGAAGGTGATGATCTGGACAACTTCATGGACATGCTCACCAAAGACGTTGAGCAACTGGACAAGACGGAGATCAAAAAGTTAAGG TTGGAGCAGCAACGAATCAAGGGCGAGCAGCAAAAGGTGGAACGCCTGCTGAAGATTGCCAAGCCCACTGCGCTGCCATTTACCACAAGCCTTGCGGCGGGTTCTAAGGAGTCGGCCGCCCAGGAAGGTGgtgcagccaaaaaaaaacagcttcCCATGATTGGCAAGCGAAATCAGTTTAGTAAATTTAAGGTGGTCAAAGCGTCACCAAGCACACAGACTATGACTCAATCTAATGCATTTGCCTCCGATGAGGAGGAAGTCGAAGAGGAAGAGGTCAAAGAAAAAGTAAAGGAAAAGGAGGCAGAGGTGGACAATTTGGAGAAGGAAGAGACGGAGCCGGAAAGTACGACAAAGCCATCGACTCCAGAAAACGATAGCTTGAAGGAAACTAAACTCCCTGCTCAACCGGAAGAGAGCAAACCAACAGTCGCTAAAACGGAAGTCCTAAAACCAGAGAACGTGAGGTCAACAAAAGTTTCAACGGAAGCGCCCCCAGCTCCCAGCCACACTGTTGCTTCAACTAATCCAGATGAAGACATGAGCACCCCCGTAGAAGACTCCAGCGCGCCAGCTGAAGACATCACCGCCCGAGCAAACGACACATCGGAACCGGAAGAAGCGCAGAAAAAGCGACGTCAACGCCAGCGACAGCGCAACAAGCAGCGCCAGGATGTGGACATGGACCTCGACGAGCTGGCCGAGCATGAGGACACCGAAAAGTACGCCAAGTGGGTGCCACCGACCAACCAGAGCGGCGATGGAATCACCCACTTGAACGAGAAGTTTGGCTACTAG
- the CG46318 gene encoding uncharacterized protein, protein MCGLHFRTRNSPSQKTSLRWGDCCLA, encoded by the coding sequence ATGTGCGGGTTACATTTTAGGACGCGTAACAGCCCGTCTCAGAAGACGTCCCTCCGCTGGGGCGACTGCTGTCTAGCCTAG
- the ChT gene encoding choline transporter, isoform B — protein sequence MINIAGVVSIVLFYLLILVVGIWAGRKKQSGNDSEEEVMLAGRSIGLFVGIFTMTATWVGGGYINGTAEAIYTSGLVWCQAPFGYALSLVFGGIFFANPMRKQGYITMLDPLQDSFGERMGGLLFLPALCGEVFWAAGILAALGATLSVIIDMDHRTSVILSSCIAIFYTLFGGLYSVAYTDVIQLFCIFIGLWMCIPFAWSNEHVGSLSDLEVDWIGHVEPKKHWLYIDYGLLLVFGGIPWQVYFQRVLSSKTAGRAQLLSYVAAAGCILMAIPPVLIGAIAKATPWNETDYKGPYPLTVDETSMILPMVLQYLTPDFVSFFGLGAVSAAVMSSADSSVLSAASMFARNVYKLIFRQKASEMEIIWVMRVAIIVVGILATIMALTIPSIYGLWSMCSDLVYVILFPQLLMVVHFKKHCNTYGSLSAYIVALAIRLSGGEAILGLAPLIKYPGYDEETKEQMFPFRTMAMLLSLVTLISVSWWTKMMFESGKLPPSYDYFRCVVNIPEDVQRVGDPSESGEQLSVMAGPLARSYGAATMAGKDERNGRINPALESDDDLPVAEARRINQETAQAQVKKMLDNATGVKPSGGGGGHLQSQSGMAMPTAEQDNTAF from the exons ATGATCAATATCGCTGGCGTGGTGAGCATCGTGCTCTTCTACCTCCTGATCCTGGTCGTTGGCATTTGGGCCGGTCGCAAGAAGCAGTCCGGCAATGATTCGGAGGAGGAGGTCATGCTGGCCGGACGCTCCATCGGCCTCTTCGTGGGCATCTTCACCATGACGGCCACCTGGGTGGGTGGCGGCTACATCAACGGCACGGCGGAGGCTATATACACATCGGGTCTGGTGTGGTGCCAGGCTCCATTTGGATACGCTCTAAGCTTGGTATTTG GTGGCATCTTCTTTGCCAATCCCATGCGCAAGCAGGGTTACATCACCATGTTGGATCCGTTGCAGGATTCCTTTGGTGAGCGGATGGGAGGATTGCTCTTCCTGCCCGCTCTATGCGGTGAGGTCTTTTGGGCAGCCGGCATCCTGGCTGCACTTGGCGCCACTCTATCGGTGATCATCGACATGGATCACCGCACCTCGGTGATCCTGTCCTCCTGCATCGCCATCTTCTACACACTGTTCGGTGGACTGTACTCCGTGGCGTATACGGACGTGATCCAGTTGTTCTGCATCTTCATCGGTCTGTGGATGTGCATTCCCTTCGCCTGGAGCAACGAGCACGTGGGCAGCCTGAGTGACCTGGAGGTGGATTGGATTGGGCACGTGGAGCCTAAAAAGCATTGGCTGTACATAGACTACGGCTTGCTGCTCGTCTTTGGTGGCATTCCCTGGCAGGTCTACTTCCAGCGGGTGCTGTCCAGCAAAACGGCAGGAAGGGCCCAGCTTCTGTCCTATGTTGCAGCCGCCGGATGCATTTTGATGGCCATTCCCCCGGTGCTCATCGGAGCGATTGCCAAGGCTACAC CTTGGAACGAGACAGATTACAAGGGACCCTATCCCCTGACCGTGGACGAGACGAGCATGATTCTGCCCATGGTGCTGCAGTACCTCACGCCTGACTTCGTGTCCTTCTTTGGATTGGGCGCTGTTTCCGCCGCCGTGATGTCCTCCGCCGACTCCTCGGTGCTCTCCGCCGCCTCCATGTTCGCTCGGAACGTGTACAAATTGATTTTCCGTCAGAAGGCGTCCGAGATGGAAATCATTTGGGTGATGCGAGTCGCCATCATTGTGGTGGGCATCCTGGCTACCATCATGGCCCTCACCATTCCCTCCATCTACGGTTTGTG GTCCATGTGCTCGGATCTGGTCTACGTCATTCTGTTCCCGCAGCTACTGATGGTGGTGCACTTCAAGAAGCACTGCAACACGTACGGCAGCCTGTCGGCATACATTGTGGCCCTGGCCATCCGACTGTCGGGCGGTGAGGCCATCTTGGGACTGGCTCCATTGATCAAGTATCCCGGCTACGACGAGGAGACCAAGGAGCAGATGTTCCCCTTCCGCACCATGGCCATGCTGCTCAGCCTGGTCACGCTCATCTCGGTCTCCTGGTGGACTAA AATGATGTTTGAGTCCGGCAAGTTGCCGCCCAGCTACGACTACTTCCGCTGTGTGGTCAATATTCCGGAGGATGTGCAGCGTGTGGGCGATCCCTCGGAGTCGGGTGAGCAGCTATCCGTGATGGCTGGACCGCTGGCCCGATCCTACGGAGCGGCCACCATGGCGGGCAAGGATGAGCGCAATGGCCGCATCAATCCCGCCCTGGAATCGGACGACGATCTGCCGGTGGCGGAGGCACGTCGCATCAACCAGGAGACGGCGCAGGCGCAGGTCAAAAAGATGCTGGATAACGCCACTGGGGTGAAGCCGTCGGGCGGAGGCGGTGGTCACCTCCAGAGCCAAAGCGGGATGGCCATGCCCACGGCGGAGCAGGACAATACGGCCTTCTGA